One Paenibacillus sp. FSL W8-0186 genomic window carries:
- a CDS encoding DUF441 domain-containing protein, translating to MSQVDVTSLILLFLAALGIFSSNLPITVAMIFLLLIRVLQLHSTFPWLEKYGLTVGIIILTIGVMTPVASGKIPLSVIWSSFFHWKSLLAIAVGMLVAWLGGRGAALMGSQPTVVAGLLIGTVLGVAFFRGVPVGPLIAAGILSLFIGKL from the coding sequence ATGAGCCAAGTCGATGTCACCTCGCTTATTCTGCTATTTCTAGCCGCGCTAGGTATTTTCAGCAGCAATTTGCCGATTACAGTTGCGATGATTTTCCTGCTGCTGATCCGGGTACTGCAGCTGCATTCCACCTTCCCTTGGCTGGAGAAATACGGTTTGACGGTGGGCATCATCATTCTGACGATCGGCGTCATGACCCCTGTCGCGAGCGGCAAAATCCCCTTGTCCGTCATATGGTCTTCCTTTTTCCATTGGAAATCCCTGCTTGCCATTGCCGTAGGCATGCTTGTCGCCTGGCTAGGCGGACGGGGAGCCGCGCTAATGGGCAGCCAGCCGACTGTCGTTGCAGGCTTGCTCATCGGTACGGTGCTTGGTGTAGCCTTCTTCCGCGGGGTTCCAGTCGGCCCGCTGATCGCGGCTGGCATTTTGTCGCTTTTTATCGGCAAGCTGTAG
- a CDS encoding YpdA family putative bacillithiol disulfide reductase gives MQDVIIIGAGPCGLSAAIECQRRGLHVLVLEKHSLVHSIYSYPTHMQFFSTPELLEIGDIPFSTPNDKPFRHEALAYYRGVSRHYNLHIASYEEATAIHRHEDGSFTVHSVTRSGEKWEYQARNVIISTGYFDHPNMLGIPGEEMDKVSHYFREAHPYTGTKVAIIGGSNSAVDAALELIRVGAQVTIVYRRDSISEQIKPWVRPIFESMVNRGKIDLRLSSRVIDIAQDHVIIESELGREKILNDFVLALTGFHPDRKLLFQAGVKMSGEADKPVFDPETMESNVPGLYVAGVIASGSNANEVFIETGRKHGVLIAEHIVASRSGEA, from the coding sequence ATGCAAGACGTTATTATCATCGGTGCTGGTCCTTGCGGACTCTCGGCGGCCATAGAATGCCAGCGGCGGGGGCTTCACGTTCTCGTACTGGAGAAGCATTCTCTTGTTCATTCCATTTATTCTTATCCGACGCATATGCAGTTTTTTAGCACGCCGGAACTGCTGGAAATCGGGGATATTCCCTTCAGCACGCCTAACGATAAGCCCTTCCGCCATGAAGCTTTGGCCTATTACCGCGGAGTCAGCCGCCACTATAATCTGCATATCGCTTCCTACGAGGAAGCCACGGCGATCCACCGTCACGAAGACGGCAGCTTTACCGTCCATTCGGTCACGCGTAGCGGCGAAAAGTGGGAATACCAAGCCCGCAACGTCATTATATCCACGGGTTATTTCGATCATCCGAACATGCTCGGCATCCCGGGCGAAGAGATGGATAAGGTGTCCCACTATTTCCGGGAGGCGCATCCGTACACGGGCACGAAAGTTGCGATCATCGGTGGCAGCAACTCCGCAGTCGATGCCGCGCTTGAATTGATTCGCGTCGGAGCACAGGTAACGATCGTGTACCGCCGGGACAGCATCTCGGAGCAGATCAAGCCATGGGTAAGGCCGATCTTTGAAAGCATGGTCAACCGCGGAAAGATCGATCTAAGGCTATCTTCCCGGGTTATCGATATTGCCCAAGATCATGTCATTATCGAATCCGAGCTTGGCCGGGAGAAAATTTTGAACGATTTCGTGCTGGCCCTTACCGGATTTCACCCGGACCGGAAGCTGCTGTTCCAGGCGGGCGTCAAGATGTCAGGCGAAGCGGATAAGCCGGTCTTCGACCCGGAAACGATGGAGAGCAACGTGCCCGGACTGTATGTTGCCGGTGTTATCGCCTCTGGAAGCAACGCCAATGAGGTATTCATCGAAACCGGCCGCAAACATGGCGTGCTGATCGCCGAGCACATCGTAGCCAGCAGATCGGGAGAGGCTTGA